Genomic DNA from Candidatus Sphingomonas phytovorans:
CGCCGTCGTCATAGCCGAACGTGACGCTGGTCGAGTCTGTCATGTGGATGCCCCCGGGTATATCGCGATCCGGTTCGGATTCGCTGCCGCGCCCTCTTGTGCGGTCCAGCTGACGGCCTGATGGATATTCCTTGACTGCTGCGTGACAGATTGACGTCTGTTTCAATACACCGCCCTGGACTCGACGCATTTGTTGACTTTCGCGTCTCAGGCGCTAAGGACCCGCGCTCGCTTGCTAGGCGTTCGCGTCGGGCAAGCTACCGTCCGAGACAGTGGGTGGCCGGAATCCTCCGGCCTTAATCTCCCGCCTAGACGGGGAATGGAATTTTTCCGCTCGCGTATCAGCGCGGCCGGTCTGCTGTCGCTCACGCGGTCAGTTCCCATGCCCCAATCGACGGACACCCCGGATACGCGGGTTTTCCGCGTCTCCGGTTCAACCGGCCCGGTGGCTTCGGCCAGCGGGTCAGACACGTGGAGAATGGCATGGATCGTGCTCAAAAGACCGAGCTCGTCGCCGAACTGAACCGCACCTTCAACGAGGTCGGCGTGGTGGTCGTCACCCGCAACCTCGGTCTCACCGTCGCCCAGTCGACGGTGCTGCGCAACAAGATGCGGGACGCCGGCGCGACCTACAAGGTCTCGAAGAACAAGCTTGCCAAGATCGCGCTCGACGGCACCGACTATCTCTCGCTGGGCGATCTGCTCACCGGGCCGGTAGGCCTTGCCACCTCGATCGATCCCGTCGCCGCAGCCAAGGTTGCGGTCGACTTCGCGAAGACGAACGACAAGTTCGAAATCGTGGGCGGATCGATGGGCGCGACTGTCCTCGACGTCGAAGGCGTGAAGGCGCTCGCAACGCTGCCCTCGCTGGATGAACTGCGTGCCAAGATCGTGGGCCTCCTGGTTGCACCTGCAACCAAGCTCGCGACCGTCACCCAGGCTCCCGCGGCGCAGCTCGCACGCGTGTTCGCTGCCTATGCCGACAAGGACATGGAAGCTGCCTGATTTCAGGCTCCCTGAAATCGGACACCGATACTTTTTTGAACTGAACCAAATGGGGCTTTTGCCCCGATACGGAGAATGAACATGGCAGACCTGAACGCGCTGGTTGACCAGCTGAGCGAACTGACCGTCCTCGAGGCCGCCGAGCTCTCGAAGCTGCTCGAAGAGAAGTGGGGCGTTTCCGCCGCCGCTGCCGTTGCCGTTGCCGGCCCGGCCGCTGGTGGCGCCGGCGCCGCCCCGGCTGCTGAAGAGCAGACCGAGTTCGACGTGATCCTCACCGGCGACGGTGGCAAGAAGATCAACGTCATCAAGGAAGTCCGCGCGATCACCTCGCTCGGCCTGACCGAAGCCAAGACGCTGGTCGAGTCGGCTCCCAAGGCCGTCAAGGAAGGCGTGTCGAAGGACGAAGCCGCCAAGATCAAGGCTCAGCTCGAAGCCGCTGGCGCGACCGTCGAGATCAAGTGATTTCCGCTTCGGCGTAAATCATTCCGGCACAAAACCGGGATCAAAGACAAGAGAAAGGGCGGCTCCCGCAAGGAGGCCGCCCTTTTTCTTGATCCGAATCAATAGGAAAGATGACCAATGTGGGACACTCCCGTCTGAGTGACGACTGCGGCGTTCGAATCCTTTTCAATGGAATAGATCGTTAAATTCGGGTAACGATATCCCAACAGGCTGCTCGTCGCTCGCGTCCCCGCCCTTGGCATCGATCGAGCATCGTTCTGGCCTGGTAGAGATCGACAGATATCAAGGGGGATGATTCCATGACCAGTATGATCAGAATGTTCAGCCTCGCCGTCACGGCGATGCTGTTCGGCCTGTGCTTCGCGGCTCCTGCCAGTGCCCAGGCGACTCGCACCTGGATTTCGGGCGTCGGCGACGACGTCAATCCGTGCAGCCGCACTGCTCCGTGCAAGACCTGGGCAGGCGCAATCTCCAAGACCGCGGCGGGCGGCGAGATCGACTGCCTCGATCCGGGTGGCTTCGGCTCGGTCACCATCACCAAGTCGATCACGCTCGATTGCGCTGAAGGCATTGGCGGCGCGGCTGGCGGCATCCTGAATTCAGGCGTTCCCGGCGTCACCATCAACGACCCGAACGGCGGAACGGCGCCGACCATCAAGGTAACGCTGCGCAATCTTACCATCGACGGCGCGGGCGTGACCCAGGGCACCTATGGCGTCCGCTTCCTCAGCGGCAAGTCACTGACGCTGCAGAATGTCAGCATCATGAACCAGGGCACCGGCTCGGTACCCGCCGTCAGCTTCGAACCGTCGGCCGCGAGCGTCGGTGCGACCCTTCACATGACTGACGTGGACATCGTGAACGTCCAGAACCAGGGCGTTTATATAACGCCGGTCAGCGGCGTAGCGGTCTCCGCGTTCCTGAACCGGGTCACGATTACGCAGGCAGCGATCGGTTTCAAGGTCGAGGCCGGCGGCACCGCCACCCTCATCGACAGCAACCTCTCGAACAATGGCCGTGCCCTGTGGACCGCGTCGGGCGCCGCGACAGCCAATCTCGAGGGTGTCACGATCGCCGGCAGCCTTGAGGCCGCGGTTTTCGCGACCAATGGCACCACGATCCGCCTCTCGAACGTCGGGCTCTACAACAACGCGTTCGGCATCAAGACCACTGGCACGGGCATCGTCCAGTCGTTCGGCAACAACCGGCTTGGCCCGGATGCCGGCAGCATCGGCCTCCCGACCGCAACCGTCACGCAGAAGTAAGTAAAGACCCTGCCGGGGCGGACACCCGCCCCGGCAGTCGATCCGATCCGCGCTAGTCTATCGCCGGACGGAAACCGTGTAGGGCAGACTATTCACGCCCTCATGCATGCGCGGCCCGGCATCGAGCCGGAACGGCGCCATCTTGACCCCCTCGCCCCGATCGATCCCGATCACGTGCGAGATCGCGGTCTGCCCCGTGCCGCCCTCCCATTCGTACAGCATATTGATCGCCAGGACGGGCACGAACAGTATCCTGTCCTGCACCGTCATCACGCTCAGCATGTCCTTCGGCATCATCGCCATGCCGCTGAGTTCGATCGCCCCACGCGACGGCAGTTCGAACGATGGCGTGATCGGCCGTTCGATCGGACTCGAGAATAACGTCGCGATCCAGCCGTCCTGCTCGACACCGGCGCTGAGCAAGCGGACATCGACCTGAATCGCGCGCGCGACCGCCTGCCCGACATTGCGCACGACGATATCATATTCGACCGCGGCACTCAGCAAATTGGTGCCCGCGCGCTTCACCCGCACCTCGATATCCAGCGTTGCCCGGGCAGATACCGCGGGCGCTGGCGGTACCGGTGGGACGATCTCGACAGCAGGCAGCGGAGGTGCCGTCGGCGGCTCCTCGGGAGCCGGTGCAGCTTCTTCCGCGGACCTCTGTGGTGCTTCCGTCACTCCCGCCGGCGGCGCGGGCATCTCCGAAGCCACCGCCCCAAGGTCGAATATCGCGTGCGCCCCGCGCTTGGGCGGCAAACCGAAATCGGGCGTTGCCTGGGCAGGCGTCGCGGACGACGGGGCGACCGGGTCCGGAGCTGCCTGCGACGACGGTCGCATTATGGGCTCCGAAACTGCTTCGGGCGCGTCCGCGACCAGATCGAAACGGACATGCGATCCACGCTCAGTGGCAGGCTCCTCCCCGCCTTCTTCGCTCTCGCGCCGCTGCAGGAACCAATATCCCAATCCGGCCAGCAACAAGACAATCGCGCCAGCCCCGCCGATGAGCGGCCAAGGAGAGCCTCCCGGTGCAGCCGCCGCACCTGGTACCGGTGCCGCGAGAGGGCTGGCGGCAGGCGACGGCACGGATGCCGGAGACGCCGCCGCGACCGGCTCGGCGGGAAGCGGCGAAGCGGCCGGCGTCAGCGTCGGTGCCACCACTGGCACCCGGGGAGTTGGCGTCGGTGCAGACGTCGGAGACACACGCGGCGCCGGCGTTGCACTTGCCCGCGGTGTTGCACTCGCGCGCGGCGTCGGGGTCGGGGTGGGCCGCGGCGTCACAGCGGAGCGGGATGCTGTCGGAGTCGGACTCGGTACCGTGCGGACGACGGGCGGCGGGGTGGCGGTGCGGGTCACCGTCGATCCCTGGCGCGGCGTCAGGCTGAAGGTCTCCAGGCCCGGAATCAGGTTCGGTGTAGGCGGCGGCGTAGGCGTGGGAGTCGGTGCGCTTTGTGCCCATATCGGCGCGGCGAGCCCGGCCAAGGGCAGCAATGGAAGCGTCATTGCCCGCACCCGGCGAGCGGCAAATTTGGACATCAACCCCACTCTGCCGCCTTAGCGCGGCTTGGCTGAACGCGATAGGACAGCTTTTCCCCCTGCGATAGATCGTTTGACTGATGCGACCGGGCCTGCCTCCCGCGATCGGGAGACAGGCCCCGGAACACCTCAGCGATCAGGTATCAGGCGTGCTCGGGCACGCCGTGCAGCCGCGCCTCGACCTCATCGTGCATCGCCCGCTCGGTCAGCTTGATCGGCGACATGGCCGGTGCGCCCTCCTCGCTGACCCCGATAGTGAATGATGCCGAGGTACGGCCCTCGGTTCCGTCCGCGAGCGTATAGCGGGCATCGGCGACGATAATCGGCAGGATCGAACCATTGCTGTTCTCGATCAGCGTCGCCTTGGACAAAGCCAGCGTCGCGTCGACCCGGGTTCCCTCGCCCGGCTTGATCGTCACGGGCGACACGCCCTCCTCGCCACGCTCGATCAGCATGCGCTCCATCTCGCTGCCATTGGCGGGCTCCGATGCGAACATGAAGGTCGAGATGCGGACATCCTTTGCCGCAACTGAACCGGCATTGCCCACGGTCAGTTCAATCTCGACCAGCGCTTCGTCCACATTGGTGCCGGCGCGCACCGGGCGCAGCGACATTTCGAGCCACGGGCGATCGGCTACCGGTGCGTCGGCCTCGGTCAGCGATGCGACCTCCTCAGCTTCGGGCCTCACCAGCGTCGCGTCCTCGGCGGCGACCGGCACGAGCGGCTCGTCTACCGCAGCCAGCGGTGCCGCGCGCAGGAACTGCGGCTCCGGATCCGGTGCGAAAGGCGCAGGCTCGGCGCGGATCGGCGCAGCCTCCCCTGCCCCGGTCTCGAGATAATGTTCTTCGGAATAGGCATCCTCATAGGTGCGACGGCGGCGCGTCATCGCGAAGCCGATCGCCGCCATCAGCACCACCAGTCCGCCAAGCACCCAGGGCCATATTGCAAAGGATTGTTGCTCTGTCGTGCTTTGGGCCACTGCCGTTTCAGCAACCGGGGCCGGCGTCGTCGCCTCGACAGGCGGCGGCGTTACGGGCGCGGGCGTAACGTCTGCCGGGGCCGGGGCTTGAACGGGGACTGCAGCGACAGGCGCAGGCGCGGCCCGAACCGGAGCTGGCGTTCGAACGACACGCGTCGAACGGGCTTCCGTACGAGTCCTGGTGCTACGGGTCGCGGTGCGTGGCGCAGGCGCCTCTGCCTCCGGCGCTGCAGCCTCAACGGGCGCAACAACGGGCGGCGGCTCGACCGTGGCAACCGGCGGCGCGATCGTCGGGACGACCGGCGGCGGCGCTACCGTCTGCTGCACCGGCGGCGACGGTGGCGTGGCTGGTTGAACCTCTTGTGCATGGCCCGGAACGGCCAGCAACAAGGTGGCGGGAACAAGCGCGACGAACGCGCGGCGGGTTGCGGGTTTGTTTTTCATGACGCAGACTCAATGAAGGGAACCCGCAATCGGACCCGCCCCGACACCGGAATCGCGCCGAACCGTTTCGTCGCGCCGATGAGACGACTTTTGCGGGCGCATTTGACAGTCTCCGACACGCTCCCTATATGGCGCGTTCCACCACAGCTTTCGGGAAATGACGTGCCGTCGCGCAGCGTGTCGATCGAATTGGAGGCTGTGGGTTCATAAGACGCCAGGAGCTGCTGTTTTCCGAAAAGGAGAGCTAGCGGCTTTTTGCGTCTTCATGCGTGCCCGCCCGGTGGATTCCGGGCACGATATTATCAGCTGTTAAGGCGAAAAACTCCATGGCGACCAAGGCAATCGAGGGCGGCACGCTTAAGCGCCGCATCCGCAAGGTGTTCGGCAACATCCACGAAGTGGTGCAGATGCCGAACCTGATCGAGGTTCAGCGCGAATCCTACGAACAGTTCCTTCGGTCTGATCCCTCGATCGGCTATGTGTCCGGCCTCGAAAAGACGCTGCGCTCGGTCTTCCCGATCCGCGATTTCGCCGGCACCGCCGAGCTCGACTTCGTGAACTACGAACTCGAGCCGCCGAAGTTCGACACCGACGAGTGCCGCCAGCGCGGCATCACCTATGCGGCGCCGATGCGCGTTACCCTCCGCCTGATCGTGTTCGAGGTGGATGCCGATACCGAGGCCCGGTCGGTCCTCGATATCAAGGAGCAGGACGTGTACATGGGCGATATGCCGCTCATGACGCAGAACGGCACCTTCATCATCAACGGCACCGAGCGCGTGATCGTCTCGCAGATGCACCGTTCGCCGGGTGTGCTGTTCGACCATGACCGCGGCAAGACCCACGCTTCGGGCAAGTATCTCTTCGCCGCACGCGTCATCCCCTATCGCGGCTCGTGGCTCGATTTCGAGTTCGACGCGAAGGACATCGTCAACGTCCGTATCGACCGCAAGCGCAAGCTGCCGGTCACGGCGCTGCTGTACGCGCTCGGCCTGAACTCCGAGGAAATCCTCAACTATTTCTACAACCGCGTGACCTTCGTCCGCGGCCAGGGCGGTTGGATCATCCCGTTCCAGGCCGAGAACTGGCGCGGCCAGAAGCCGATGTTCGACATCATCGATGCGAAGACCGGCGAAGTCGTGTTCGCCTCGGGCCAGAAGATTTCCCCACGCGCTGCCAACAAGGCGGCCAAGGACGGCCTGACCGACCTGCTGATCCCGACCGAAGAGATCTTCGGCCGCTACTCGGCCTATGACCTGATCAACGAAGCGACCGGCGAGATCTATATCGAGGCGGGCGACGAAGTGTCGGCCGAGAATCTCGAGGCGCTCGACAAGGCCGGCATCGACCGGATCGAGCTGCTCGACATCGATCATGTCACCACCGGTCCGTGGATCCGCAACACGCTCAAGGCCGACAAGGCCGAGGAGCGCGAGCAGGCGTTGTCCGACATCTACCGCGTCATGCGCCCCGGCGAGCCGCCAACGCTTGAGACCGCGGAGTCGCTGTTCAGCGGCCTGTTCTTCGATCCCGACCGCTACGACCTGTCGGCCGTCGGCCGCGTCAAACTCAACATGCGCCTCGACCTCGACGCCGAGGACACCGTCACCACGCTCCGCACCGAGGATATCCTCGCGGTCGTGAAGACGCTGGTCGACCTGAAGGACGGCAAGGGCGAGATCGACGACATCGACAATCTCGGCAACCGCCGCGTCCGTTCGGTCGGCGAATTGCTCGAGAACCAGTACCGCGTCGGCTTGCTCCGCATGGAGCGCGCCGTGAAGGAGCGCATGTCCTCGGTCGACGTGTCAACCGTCATGCCGAACGACCTGATCAACGCGAAGCCCGCGGTCGCCGCGGTGCGCGAGTTTTTCGGTTCGTCGCAGCTCTCGCAGTTCATGGATCAGACCAACCCGCTCTCCGAAGTGACGCACAAGCGTCGCGTTTCGGCGCTTGGCCCGGGCGGTCTCACCCGTGAGCGCGCGGGCTTCGAAGTCCGCGACGTTCACCCGACGCATTATGGCCGCATCTGCCCGATCGAAACGCCGGAAGGCCCTAACATCGGCCTGATCAACTCGCTCGCCAGCTTCAGCCGCGTCAACAAGTACGGCTTCATCGAGACGCCGTACCGCAAGGTCGTCGACCACAAGGTCACCGACGACGTCGTCTATCTGTCGGCGATGGAAGAGGCCAAGCACACGATCGCGCAGGCCAACGCCGAACTCGACGGCACCAAGGGCTTTGTCGAGGATCTCGTCTCGTCGCGTCAGGCGGGCGAATTCCTGATGGCGATCCCGGACAACATCACCCTGATGGACGTCTCGCCGAAGCAGCTCGTGTCGGTCGCCGCATCGCTCATTCCGTTCCTGGAAAACGATGACGCCAACCGCGCGCTGATGGGCTCGAACATGCAGCGCCAGGCAGTGCCGCTGGTTCGCGCCGAGGCACCGTTTGTCGGCACCGGCATGGAAGAGACCGTCGCGCGCGATTCCGGCGCTGCGATCTCGGCCAAGCGGTCGGGCATCGTCGACCAGGTCGATGCGGCCCGCATCGTGGTCCGCGCCACCGGCGAGGTCGAGGCCGGCCAGTCGGGCGTCGACATCTACACGCTGATGAAGTTCCAGCGCTCCAACCAGAACACCTGCATCAACCAGCGTCCGCTGGTGAAGGTCGGTGACTCGGTCCGCGCCGGCGACATCATCGCTGACGGCCCGTCGACCGAGTTCGGCGAGCTGGCGCTTGGCCGCAACGCGCTCGTCGCGTTCATGCCCTGGAACGGCTATAATTATGAGGATTCGATCCTCATTTCCGAGCGTATCGTGAAGGACGACGTCTTCACCTCGATCCATATCGAGGAATTCGAAGTTATGGCGCGCGACACCAAGCTCGGGCCGGAAGACATCACGCGCGACATCCCGAACGTCGGCGAGGAAGCGCTCCGCAACCTCGACGAAGCGGGCATCGTCTATATCGGCGCCGAGGTCGAGCCGGGCGACATCCTGGCGGGCAAGATCACCCCCAAGGGTGAATCGCCGATGACGCCGGAGGAAAAGCTCCTCCGCGCCATCTTCGGCGAAAAAGCGTCGGACGTGCGCGACACCTCGCTCCGCCTGCCCCCAGGCGTTGCCGGCACCGTCGTCGAGGTCCGGGTGTTCAACCGCCACGGCATCGACAAGGACGAGCGCGCGATGGCCATCGAGCGCGAGGAAATCGAGCGCCTGAAGAAGGACTCGGACGACGAACGCTCCATCGTGAACCGCGCGACCTGGTCGCGCCTTCGCGAGATGCTGCTCGGCCAGACCGCGACCGCTACGCCGAAGGGCCTGAAGAAGGGCTCCGAGATCGACGCCGATCTGCTCGACAGCGTCGACCGCCACGAGTGGTGGAAGTTCGCCGTCGCCGACGACAAGACCCAGAGCGATCTGGAGGCGGTCAAGGCGCAGTATGACGACGCAGTGAAGCTGATCACGGACAAGTTCCACGATCGTCGCGAGAAGCTGGAGCGCGGCGACGAGCTGCCCCCGGGCGTGCTCAAGATGGTCAAGG
This window encodes:
- the rplJ gene encoding 50S ribosomal protein L10, which gives rise to MDRAQKTELVAELNRTFNEVGVVVVTRNLGLTVAQSTVLRNKMRDAGATYKVSKNKLAKIALDGTDYLSLGDLLTGPVGLATSIDPVAAAKVAVDFAKTNDKFEIVGGSMGATVLDVEGVKALATLPSLDELRAKIVGLLVAPATKLATVTQAPAAQLARVFAAYADKDMEAA
- a CDS encoding bL12 family ribosomal protein, producing the protein MADLNALVDQLSELTVLEAAELSKLLEEKWGVSAAAAVAVAGPAAGGAGAAPAAEEQTEFDVILTGDGGKKINVIKEVRAITSLGLTEAKTLVESAPKAVKEGVSKDEAAKIKAQLEAAGATVEIK
- the rpoB gene encoding DNA-directed RNA polymerase subunit beta, encoding MATKAIEGGTLKRRIRKVFGNIHEVVQMPNLIEVQRESYEQFLRSDPSIGYVSGLEKTLRSVFPIRDFAGTAELDFVNYELEPPKFDTDECRQRGITYAAPMRVTLRLIVFEVDADTEARSVLDIKEQDVYMGDMPLMTQNGTFIINGTERVIVSQMHRSPGVLFDHDRGKTHASGKYLFAARVIPYRGSWLDFEFDAKDIVNVRIDRKRKLPVTALLYALGLNSEEILNYFYNRVTFVRGQGGWIIPFQAENWRGQKPMFDIIDAKTGEVVFASGQKISPRAANKAAKDGLTDLLIPTEEIFGRYSAYDLINEATGEIYIEAGDEVSAENLEALDKAGIDRIELLDIDHVTTGPWIRNTLKADKAEEREQALSDIYRVMRPGEPPTLETAESLFSGLFFDPDRYDLSAVGRVKLNMRLDLDAEDTVTTLRTEDILAVVKTLVDLKDGKGEIDDIDNLGNRRVRSVGELLENQYRVGLLRMERAVKERMSSVDVSTVMPNDLINAKPAVAAVREFFGSSQLSQFMDQTNPLSEVTHKRRVSALGPGGLTRERAGFEVRDVHPTHYGRICPIETPEGPNIGLINSLASFSRVNKYGFIETPYRKVVDHKVTDDVVYLSAMEEAKHTIAQANAELDGTKGFVEDLVSSRQAGEFLMAIPDNITLMDVSPKQLVSVAASLIPFLENDDANRALMGSNMQRQAVPLVRAEAPFVGTGMEETVARDSGAAISAKRSGIVDQVDAARIVVRATGEVEAGQSGVDIYTLMKFQRSNQNTCINQRPLVKVGDSVRAGDIIADGPSTEFGELALGRNALVAFMPWNGYNYEDSILISERIVKDDVFTSIHIEEFEVMARDTKLGPEDITRDIPNVGEEALRNLDEAGIVYIGAEVEPGDILAGKITPKGESPMTPEEKLLRAIFGEKASDVRDTSLRLPPGVAGTVVEVRVFNRHGIDKDERAMAIEREEIERLKKDSDDERSIVNRATWSRLREMLLGQTATATPKGLKKGSEIDADLLDSVDRHEWWKFAVADDKTQSDLEAVKAQYDDAVKLITDKFHDRREKLERGDELPPGVLKMVKVFVAVKRKLQPGDKMAGRHGNKGVISRILPAEDMPFLADGTPVDLVLNPLGVPSRMNVGQIFETHLGWAARGLGGQISQALEDWREANPNPTAGAMPEVVKDRLKTVYGEQYHAEIDARSGAEIIELAQNLRGGVPMATPVFDGAREADVSAMLTLAGLDTSGQSDLFDGRTGDQFDRKVTVGYIYMLKLHHLVDDKIHARSIGPYSLVTQQPLGGKAQFGGQRFGEMEVWALQAYGAAYTLQEMLTVKSDDVVGRTKVYEAIVKGDDTFEAGIPESFNVLVKEMRSLGLNVELKSVEQFDSDGVAIAAE